The window CTGATTGGTTTCATCAGACCTAGCATGACGTTTTACACCAGGCAAACGGTGAATTATATCAAAACATCAGACGAAGCGATATCCTACATTGAAAAAACTGCTGCCACTAAGCCTACGCACCTAATCCTCACCAAGCCGGATAACCTCAAGCCAAATTTCCTCAAGCGTTATCAATATAAACAATTAGGATCGTCTGGTGCTTACAAACTGCTGCGAATATCCACAAAAGTCAAAAGCCAAAATGTAAAAGTAAAAACTCAAGGCCCACCCAATCCAAAATCCAAAATCCAAAATCCAAAATCCAAAATCAGGTGACTATTCTAGACTCTTTCAAAAAGAGCGCGATAAACCGGTTCGCCTTTTGCTTGGGTGGCGCGTTCCCGTTCGGTGGAAACTGGAAGCGGATTGGTGGGAAGCCATTGGGAGGAAGTTCTTTGGAAAGCTGGGTGAGAATGGAAGCGATCGCACATTTCGATCGCCACTTCCTCCACATCAGATTGAATAAATACCGATCCCCCAGGCGCGAGATAATCTGCCAAATCCGCCACCGTATCCGCTTGCACCATGCGCCGCTTCTGGTGTCGCTTTTTAAACCAGGGATCGGGAAATTGAATCGTCACTCGCTGCAACATTCCCGATGGTAAAGAACTTAACAACGGACGCAGCGACTTATTGACATTGCAAAACAAGTAGTGTATATTCCGCAAACCCAGTTCGTCTCGCAGTCTATTTGCTTCCTCCACCAAAGGGTCTCGAATTTCCAACCCCAAATAATTCCAATCCGGCTGCAACTGTGCCATGCTTAAAACAAACCGTCCCCTAGCGCAGCCAATATCCAAATGCAACGGCAGGGTCATATCGGCATAAATCTTCGTCCAATCGGGGGGAGGAGTCGGTGTCTGATACTTACTGCTGAGGGGATTGACGTGCTGGCGAACTCGAACCGCTGCCAAAATTAATACTCCTTATCAACAAAATTAACTACTTCCAGTTGAGGTCGCATTAGCCAAGCATTAGCTATACTCGACGGGGATCGCTTTTTTGGCTTATGGGTCTAAACTTTCGATTTGCTATAGTAAGCGACTTACACATCGCCCTGCCTCACACCATATGGGATAATCCGAGTCGATTTCATCTGGTGGAAGTCAGTATTCCAGCGTTGGAGATTGTTCTGAAGCATTTAGAACAACTCGATTTGGATTTTCTGCTTCTACCGGGAGATTTAACCCAACACGGCGAACCGGATAATCATGCGTGGTTGCAGGAGCGTTTGTCTCAACTGCCTTTTCCAGTTTACGTCGTGCCGGGAAATCACGATGTCCCCAGTTTGCACGCTACCGAAAAGGCGATCGCATTTGCAGATTTCCCTCACTACTACCGCAAGTTTGGCTACGACAATCCAGCACAATTATATTA is drawn from Aerosakkonema funiforme FACHB-1375 and contains these coding sequences:
- the trmB gene encoding tRNA (guanosine(46)-N7)-methyltransferase TrmB, with protein sequence MAAVRVRQHVNPLSSKYQTPTPPPDWTKIYADMTLPLHLDIGCARGRFVLSMAQLQPDWNYLGLEIRDPLVEEANRLRDELGLRNIHYLFCNVNKSLRPLLSSLPSGMLQRVTIQFPDPWFKKRHQKRRMVQADTVADLADYLAPGGSVFIQSDVEEVAIEMCDRFHSHPAFQRTSSQWLPTNPLPVSTERERATQAKGEPVYRALFERV